Proteins from one Microscilla marina ATCC 23134 genomic window:
- a CDS encoding winged helix-turn-helix transcriptional regulator, translating to MPDFVYDGKVYYNPVEFAMDRVGGTWKMPILWRLKGKLYRYSELKKSIPHISDKMLTSQLRELEKDGFIHRKVYAVVPPKTEYSITELGRTAIPIVETLRNFGIDLMESNGIDISHYIQEKNKKPDASSSK from the coding sequence ATGCCAGATTTTGTTTATGATGGAAAGGTATACTACAATCCAGTGGAATTTGCCATGGATAGGGTAGGTGGTACTTGGAAAATGCCCATATTGTGGAGGCTCAAAGGCAAGTTGTACCGCTACAGCGAGCTCAAAAAATCTATTCCTCACATTTCAGACAAGATGCTCACCAGCCAACTAAGGGAGCTTGAAAAAGACGGGTTTATTCACCGAAAGGTGTATGCAGTGGTGCCACCCAAAACCGAGTACAGCATTACCGAGCTGGGGCGTACTGCTATTCCTATAGTAGAAACTTTGCGCAACTTTGGTATTGACCTGATGGAGAGTAATGGCATTGATATTAGTCATTATATACAAGAGAAAAATAAAAAACCTGATGCCTCATCCTCTAAGTGA
- a CDS encoding TonB-dependent receptor domain-containing protein, whose product MKQMQRKYYLLPLLAWLWVGLLPVQSQVVIISERFDNVTLKQALATISKKYHVKIAYDSRLVKGIKVNQRINKKNLQETLTQLLQQHPIRFSIVRGNKVVLFKKVTDPDNHPKKPPETINITGKIKDATTGELLPFANIRVLDTRRGTVTNVDGIFALANMPITPATIEVSYIGYETKNYALKAGQTKYIIKLTPIISQLKEVVVEYQAKMVQPSGDVGQISINPAKFSSLPNLGENDIFRTLQWLPGINATNETTAGLSVRGSTPDQNLIYFDGFSVYHTDHFLGIFSAFNANAIKDIQVYKGGFPAKFGGRVSSVIDITGKAGDQYKTKVGVGMNMVSSNLFVEVPLKHNASLLIAGRRSYRDIFASPVSDSLANYASSQPRIRFLFDPKEDREQAPSTKVNFYDLNVKYTIRPTKKDILALSVYNGKDDVYISSEFEGRAKLPPPQKKPKPGGGGGPGNPPSGEDKAPKKREVDVEMLVNDQLEWGNTGVGFRWGRLWSQKFYSNVKLGYSRYYGIYAGESIQKQDEGDGVILKEEDSSKQNNDLDDITFRWDNDWTIDHSHTLSFGLMSTYNNIKYKQLVDNEYLFESRSTTGTQYTLYVQDAFRPAKRLQVNAGLRFTYYNLNQTPYVAPRLSFQYDATKKLKFKGAAGKYYQFISQIITSDLRESGFDFWTLPDGENIPILESNHLIAGFTLQTNLFTIDVEGYYKTLNGLVFYDFDARQVRRGEIIDNDERYNPGNGVSQGVDILLQKKKGKYTGWLSYSFNDLTYQFRAIDKNQPFTPSASTPHEFKSVNMLSLGRFDFSATFVYGTGRGYRLPKGFARRIQDGELLLEDKNVRQTDLHALARGKTLRLPDYSRLDIAATFNFRFGRRGKGQISASVFNLYGQKNIRSVTFEELEIDPKGKGGKKVSELVRFDVTQLGFTPNLALNIIF is encoded by the coding sequence ATGAAACAAATGCAGAGGAAGTACTACTTATTACCATTACTAGCTTGGCTTTGGGTCGGTTTATTGCCGGTTCAAAGCCAAGTTGTTATTATTAGCGAGCGTTTCGACAATGTAACGTTGAAACAAGCGCTTGCCACCATTAGTAAAAAGTACCATGTAAAGATTGCCTATGACTCGCGCCTGGTGAAAGGCATCAAGGTAAATCAACGCATTAACAAAAAAAACCTGCAAGAAACGCTCACCCAACTTTTACAACAGCATCCCATTCGTTTTAGCATAGTAAGAGGTAACAAAGTAGTACTCTTTAAAAAAGTCACTGATCCTGATAACCACCCCAAGAAGCCTCCTGAAACAATAAACATTACCGGAAAGATAAAAGATGCCACTACGGGCGAACTTCTCCCCTTTGCCAACATCAGGGTGTTGGATACCCGACGAGGTACAGTAACCAACGTAGACGGTATTTTTGCCTTGGCTAATATGCCCATAACTCCTGCTACTATCGAAGTGTCGTATATAGGCTATGAAACCAAGAATTACGCACTTAAAGCAGGACAAACCAAATATATAATCAAGCTTACCCCCATTATAAGTCAGCTCAAAGAGGTAGTGGTAGAGTACCAGGCAAAAATGGTTCAACCCTCAGGTGATGTGGGGCAAATATCTATCAATCCTGCCAAGTTCTCTTCGCTGCCTAATTTAGGCGAAAACGATATTTTTAGAACTTTACAATGGTTGCCAGGCATTAATGCCACCAATGAAACTACCGCCGGACTCAGTGTACGGGGCAGCACCCCTGACCAAAACCTGATTTATTTTGATGGTTTTTCGGTATACCACACCGATCATTTCTTAGGCATCTTCAGTGCATTTAACGCCAATGCCATCAAAGATATTCAAGTATATAAAGGGGGGTTTCCAGCCAAGTTTGGAGGACGGGTTTCGAGCGTCATAGATATTACCGGAAAAGCGGGAGATCAATACAAAACCAAAGTAGGTGTAGGGATGAACATGGTCAGCTCTAACCTGTTTGTAGAGGTACCGCTCAAACACAATGCTTCATTGTTGATTGCCGGGCGGCGGTCGTACCGCGATATTTTTGCCAGTCCAGTGTCCGACTCACTGGCAAACTATGCATCGAGTCAGCCCCGCATCCGTTTTTTATTTGACCCCAAAGAAGACCGTGAGCAGGCACCCAGTACCAAAGTTAACTTTTATGATTTGAACGTAAAGTATACCATTCGTCCCACTAAAAAAGATATTTTAGCCTTAAGTGTCTACAACGGCAAAGACGATGTGTATATATCGAGTGAGTTTGAAGGCAGGGCAAAGTTACCTCCCCCACAAAAAAAGCCCAAACCTGGTGGTGGTGGTGGACCAGGAAACCCACCATCAGGAGAAGATAAAGCTCCTAAAAAACGAGAGGTAGACGTAGAAATGCTGGTAAATGATCAGTTAGAATGGGGAAATACAGGCGTTGGCTTCCGATGGGGCAGATTATGGAGCCAAAAGTTTTATAGCAATGTTAAGCTGGGTTACTCCAGATATTATGGCATTTATGCGGGAGAGTCGATACAAAAGCAAGACGAAGGTGATGGAGTGATACTGAAGGAGGAAGATAGCAGTAAACAAAATAATGACTTGGATGACATTACTTTTCGCTGGGACAACGACTGGACCATTGACCACAGCCATACTTTGTCGTTTGGACTTATGTCTACCTACAACAACATTAAGTACAAGCAATTGGTAGACAATGAATACCTGTTTGAAAGCCGAAGCACCACAGGCACCCAGTACACCTTGTATGTGCAAGATGCTTTTCGTCCGGCAAAAAGATTGCAAGTCAATGCAGGACTACGTTTTACTTATTACAACCTGAACCAAACCCCTTATGTTGCCCCAAGGCTATCGTTTCAGTATGATGCTACAAAAAAACTAAAATTCAAGGGTGCCGCAGGTAAATACTACCAATTTATCAGCCAAATTATTACCAGTGATTTACGCGAAAGTGGCTTTGACTTTTGGACGTTGCCCGATGGCGAAAATATACCCATTCTGGAGTCTAATCACTTGATTGCAGGTTTTACCCTGCAAACCAATTTGTTTACCATTGATGTAGAGGGATATTATAAAACATTGAATGGTCTGGTGTTTTATGACTTTGATGCCCGGCAGGTACGCAGGGGAGAAATCATTGACAATGATGAAAGGTATAACCCAGGCAATGGCGTAAGTCAGGGAGTAGATATACTATTGCAAAAGAAAAAAGGTAAATATACCGGATGGCTAAGCTATTCGTTCAATGACCTTACTTACCAATTCAGAGCCATTGATAAAAACCAGCCTTTTACTCCTTCAGCGTCTACGCCTCATGAGTTCAAATCGGTGAATATGCTCTCGCTGGGCAGGTTCGACTTTTCGGCTACTTTTGTGTATGGCACTGGCAGGGGGTATCGCTTGCCTAAGGGCTTTGCCCGTCGCATACAAGACGGCGAGTTGTTGTTGGAAGATAAAAATGTAAGACAAACTGACTTACACGCACTTGCCAGAGGCAAAACACTGCGTCTGCCAGACTATAGCCGTTTAGACATAGCAGCTACGTTTAACTTTAGGTTTGGCCGCAGAGGTAAAGGGCAAATCAGTGCTTCGGTATTTAACCTTTATGGACAAAAAAACATCAGAAGTGTCACTTTTGAAGAGCTGGAAATTGACCCTAAAGGCAAAGGTGGTAAAAAAGTGAGTGAATTGGTTCGCTTTGATGTCACCCAATTAGGCTTTACTCCTAATTTAGCTCTTAATATTATTTTTTAG
- a CDS encoding FecR family protein: MDKYHDFNVEDFAEDPQFYAWVTNPDPKSNDFWNQWIEKHPDKYAVITEARALLGALDIVEEDVPTERIHSLWNKIDAGIEALDKYKQYTTAEDFADDPSFFAWVTEPNKEADQHWKAWLEQNPTKHALVKKAKSLIGMLQLTEEEIPQSKIDDLWNRIDSRIDNLWNNIESGMEAIDQYADFTAEDFANDPSFFAWVNEPDAKADQYWNTWMRQHPEKAGLVEEAKKLIGLIQVKEEEIPQHKIDDLWNRIDSRIGSLWNNIESGMEAIDQYADFTAEDFANDPSFFAWVNEPDAKTDQHWNTWLEQHPEKKGLIEEAKKLIGLIQVKEEEIPQHKIDDLWNRIDSRIGNLWNNIESGIEAIDQYANFTAEDFANDPSFFVWVTEPDEETTQHWNTWLEQNPEKEEVIDQAKALIKGTEKTEVSQTRIDHLWQKINQDIQQTQGATTRSISMRKVYAAAASVIILLGTFFIFRSMTSSTPLTVASTQLGEQKSIALPDGSMATLNADSRIIYQTDNWDQNRNVELNGEAFFQVKKGSEFQVNTAVGKVEVLGTSFNVYTRQKDFKVECMTGKVKLTTATRNASLVLTPGMGSKLEGEKLKPYQFDKTNASNWRTGDFQYQETPLKQVFDELARQFNVKIEYKTDVKNRLYTGFFSNKDLASALKFICDPMSLKYTIKNDSTKTVVIQ; encoded by the coding sequence ATGGATAAGTATCACGACTTTAACGTAGAGGATTTTGCAGAAGATCCGCAGTTCTACGCCTGGGTGACAAATCCTGATCCCAAAAGCAACGATTTTTGGAACCAATGGATTGAAAAACACCCCGACAAGTACGCCGTTATTACGGAGGCTAGAGCTTTACTTGGCGCCCTCGACATTGTAGAAGAGGACGTGCCAACAGAGAGAATACATTCGCTCTGGAACAAAATTGACGCTGGAATAGAGGCTTTAGACAAATACAAGCAGTACACTACTGCCGAAGATTTTGCCGATGACCCTTCATTTTTTGCCTGGGTAACTGAACCCAACAAAGAAGCAGACCAACACTGGAAGGCATGGCTGGAGCAAAACCCAACAAAACACGCTTTAGTGAAAAAAGCTAAATCGTTGATTGGTATGTTGCAACTCACCGAAGAGGAGATTCCGCAAAGCAAAATCGATGATTTGTGGAACCGCATCGACAGCCGCATTGACAACCTTTGGAACAACATTGAAAGCGGTATGGAGGCCATTGACCAATATGCTGATTTTACGGCCGAAGACTTTGCCAATGATCCCTCGTTTTTTGCCTGGGTAAACGAACCTGATGCAAAGGCAGACCAATATTGGAACACCTGGATGCGACAACATCCCGAAAAAGCAGGGTTGGTAGAAGAGGCTAAAAAGCTCATTGGGTTGATTCAGGTAAAGGAAGAAGAGATTCCGCAGCACAAAATCGATGATTTGTGGAACCGCATCGACAGTCGCATTGGCAGCCTTTGGAACAACATTGAAAGCGGCATGGAGGCCATTGACCAATATGCTGATTTTACGGCTGAAGACTTTGCCAATGATCCCTCGTTTTTTGCCTGGGTAAACGAACCTGATGCAAAGACAGACCAACACTGGAACACTTGGCTAGAGCAACACCCCGAAAAAAAAGGATTGATTGAAGAGGCTAAAAAGCTCATTGGGTTGATTCAGGTAAAGGAAGAAGAGATTCCGCAGCACAAAATCGATGATTTGTGGAACCGCATCGACAGTCGCATTGGCAACCTTTGGAACAACATTGAAAGCGGTATAGAGGCCATTGACCAATATGCTAACTTTACGGCTGAAGACTTCGCCAACGACCCCTCGTTTTTTGTGTGGGTAACCGAACCTGACGAGGAGACAACCCAGCACTGGAACACCTGGCTGGAACAAAACCCCGAAAAAGAAGAGGTAATTGACCAAGCCAAGGCGCTGATAAAGGGTACCGAAAAAACAGAAGTATCGCAAACCCGCATAGACCACCTCTGGCAAAAGATCAACCAGGATATTCAACAGACTCAGGGCGCTACTACTCGCAGCATTTCTATGCGCAAGGTATATGCCGCCGCTGCCAGTGTAATTATTTTACTGGGCACATTTTTTATCTTTCGCAGTATGACAAGTAGTACCCCACTTACAGTGGCGAGTACTCAGTTGGGAGAGCAAAAAAGTATTGCTTTGCCCGATGGTTCAATGGCCACACTCAACGCCGACTCACGTATTATCTACCAAACGGATAATTGGGATCAAAATAGAAATGTGGAGCTAAACGGAGAAGCTTTTTTTCAGGTAAAAAAAGGGAGCGAATTTCAAGTAAACACCGCAGTAGGCAAGGTAGAAGTGCTAGGGACTAGCTTTAATGTGTATACCCGGCAAAAAGATTTCAAGGTGGAATGTATGACTGGAAAAGTAAAGCTTACTACTGCTACCAGAAATGCTTCTTTGGTATTGACTCCAGGAATGGGCTCAAAACTAGAGGGCGAAAAACTAAAGCCTTATCAGTTTGACAAAACCAATGCCTCTAACTGGCGTACAGGTGACTTTCAATACCAGGAAACGCCTCTTAAGCAAGTATTTGACGAACTAGCCCGCCAATTCAACGTAAAAATAGAATACAAAACAGATGTTAAAAACAGGTTGTATACTGGTTTTTTCTCTAACAAGGATTTAGCTTCGGCTTTAAAATTTATTTGCGACCCCATGAGTTTAAAGTACACGATCAAAAATGACAGTACTAAAACAGTCGTGATTCAATGA
- a CDS encoding RNA polymerase sigma factor, producing MEDALLWEKFKQGDKTALSQIYNQHVRLLYKYGRKFTVNDALVEDCIQDLFLEIWKNRQNLGKTDSIKLYLLSSLRRKIIRKSTSENKKYDKNTDIENYNFEVEFTPEEMIISDETNELNNKKLQGQLQKLSKRQKEAIYLKYYQGLEYNEISNIMDINYQSARNLVYSALKALKKNFLAWALLISSGLL from the coding sequence ATGGAAGATGCATTGTTGTGGGAAAAGTTCAAACAGGGAGATAAAACCGCCCTCTCACAAATTTATAATCAACACGTAAGACTTTTGTATAAGTACGGAAGGAAATTTACCGTAAACGATGCATTGGTTGAAGACTGTATCCAGGACTTGTTTCTTGAAATTTGGAAAAACCGACAAAACTTGGGTAAAACCGACTCTATCAAGCTTTACTTGCTCAGTTCTTTGCGCCGAAAAATTATCAGAAAATCTACTTCTGAAAATAAAAAATATGATAAAAATACAGACATAGAAAATTATAATTTTGAGGTGGAGTTTACCCCCGAAGAGATGATCATTAGTGACGAAACTAATGAGTTGAACAACAAAAAATTACAAGGACAGCTGCAAAAATTATCGAAAAGGCAAAAAGAGGCCATTTACCTGAAATACTATCAGGGACTGGAGTACAACGAAATTTCGAACATCATGGATATTAACTATCAATCGGCTCGAAACCTTGTTTACAGTGCACTCAAAGCATTAAAGAAGAATTTTTTGGCATGGGCATTACTCATAAGTAGTGGTTTGTTGTAA
- a CDS encoding DUF1328 domain-containing protein: MIRLIVTLLILALVSAVLGFGGMAAGIAGIAKILFYIFIVVFVGAILMKFLRKV; encoded by the coding sequence ATGATCAGATTAATTGTTACTTTACTTATTTTAGCCCTTGTTTCTGCTGTACTTGGATTTGGTGGAATGGCCGCTGGTATTGCCGGAATCGCCAAAATTTTATTCTACATTTTTATTGTGGTGTTCGTTGGAGCCATTCTAATGAAATTTCTCCGAAAGGTATAG
- a CDS encoding DUF1328 family protein, with translation MIRIIITILILALISAVLGFGGIAAGIAGIAKALFYLLLGVFVAALLMKFVRRV, from the coding sequence ATGATCAGAATAATTATTACTATACTCATTCTAGCCCTTATTTCTGCCGTACTTGGATTTGGGGGAATCGCGGCTGGTATTGCAGGAATTGCCAAAGCTTTATTCTACCTTCTCCTTGGTGTTTTCGTTGCAGCCCTGCTCATGAAATTCGTCCGGAGAGTTTAA
- a CDS encoding DUF1328 domain-containing protein: MIRLIVTLLILALVSAVLGFGGMAAGIAGIAKILFYIFIVVFVGAILMKFLRKV; encoded by the coding sequence ATGATCAGATTAATTGTTACTTTACTTATTTTAGCCCTTGTTTCTGCTGTACTTGGATTTGGGGGAATGGCCGCTGGTATTGCCGGAATCGCCAAAATTTTATTCTACATTTTTATCGTGGTGTTCGTTGGAGCCATTCTAATGAAATTTCTCCGAAAGGTATAG
- a CDS encoding DUF1328 domain-containing protein encodes MIRLIVTLLILALVSAVLGFGGMAAGIAGIAKVLFYVFIVVFVGAILMKFLRKV; translated from the coding sequence ATGATCAGATTAATTGTTACTTTACTTATTTTAGCCCTTGTTTCTGCTGTACTTGGATTTGGGGGAATGGCCGCTGGTATTGCTGGAATCGCCAAAGTTTTATTCTATGTCTTTATCGTGGTATTCGTTGGAGCCATTCTAATGAAATTTCTCCGAAAGGTATAG
- a CDS encoding sensor histidine kinase: protein MKKDSFLKLKFIATPLKYWWLFIGFFFVVGFFLGLNNKIYFSYIDKKASLFELMWPEVLEWVIWGVLCPFIIILAKKHAKNSSSGWLSKVKFHVPVAILTSFLYAVIYAYLRCAIGFLLNEEFLWSFSRNFMYRLFYLPIPLILYSSIVGMTYAVSYYQQFKDEALKAAEIQQKLAQAELLVLKKQLQPHFLFNTLHAISTLMHKDIDAADKMIVRLSHLLRATLENTGIQEVTLKQEMEILKIYLEIEQIRFQDRLEVSIEVDPAIYDKKVPNLILQPIVENAIRYGVAQFAKQGKIAVVAQQVNGHVELKVVDNGKGMPSTQVADIKEGVGLTNTRMRLQQLYGDKGQLILNNVGQNEGLEVKVLIPA from the coding sequence ATGAAAAAAGACTCCTTTTTAAAGCTTAAATTTATAGCTACACCGCTTAAATACTGGTGGCTGTTCATAGGCTTTTTTTTTGTGGTAGGCTTTTTTTTAGGCTTAAACAATAAAATCTACTTTTCTTATATTGACAAAAAAGCTTCTTTGTTTGAGTTGATGTGGCCAGAAGTATTAGAATGGGTGATATGGGGTGTTTTGTGCCCGTTTATTATCATCTTAGCTAAAAAACACGCTAAAAACTCATCCTCTGGTTGGCTTTCTAAAGTGAAGTTCCACGTTCCTGTGGCCATTCTTACTTCCTTTTTATATGCAGTCATATATGCCTATTTAAGGTGTGCCATTGGTTTCTTGTTAAACGAAGAGTTTCTTTGGTCTTTTTCAAGAAACTTCATGTATAGGTTGTTCTATTTACCCATACCTTTGATCTTATATTCAAGCATTGTAGGCATGACATATGCAGTGAGCTATTACCAGCAATTTAAAGATGAAGCACTAAAAGCCGCGGAGATTCAACAAAAATTAGCACAGGCAGAGCTGTTGGTATTGAAAAAACAGTTACAGCCGCATTTTCTTTTTAATACCCTACACGCTATTTCTACTTTAATGCATAAAGACATTGATGCCGCAGATAAAATGATTGTAAGACTCAGCCATCTTTTGAGGGCTACTTTAGAAAATACAGGCATTCAGGAAGTAACATTAAAGCAGGAAATGGAGATACTCAAAATTTATCTTGAAATAGAACAAATCAGGTTTCAGGATAGATTGGAAGTTTCTATTGAGGTTGATCCAGCAATTTATGACAAAAAGGTGCCTAACCTTATTTTACAACCTATTGTAGAAAACGCCATTCGCTATGGGGTAGCCCAGTTTGCCAAACAAGGTAAAATAGCCGTGGTTGCTCAGCAGGTAAATGGCCATGTCGAACTAAAAGTGGTGGATAATGGCAAAGGAATGCCAAGTACTCAAGTGGCTGATATTAAGGAAGGAGTAGGGTTGACAAACACCAGAATGAGGTTACAACAATTGTATGGTGACAAGGGACAGTTAATTTTGAATAATGTAGGGCAGAACGAAGGCCTGGAAGTGAAAGTTTTGATACCAGCATGA
- a CDS encoding LytR/AlgR family response regulator transcription factor, whose amino-acid sequence MNKIKTLIVDDEALARDKLAIFLQEEEDFEIVGQCSNGIEALQLLRDSYPDLLFLDVQMPEMDGMELLRNIDVQKIPCIILVTAYDNYALQAFEYHALDYLLKPFDRERFLMTIKRVKEQMLLHSQGNHQTQLLTYLKDSLPKEKYLEKIVVKDGGKIFFVKTKDVEWVESAGNYLKLHIGKSMHLIRETMNAFEQKLNPQEFVRVHRSSLVNIEAIHHLESWGNTEFTITLSSGYQVQSGRSYYSSIRQKLQL is encoded by the coding sequence ATGAATAAAATTAAAACATTGATAGTGGATGATGAAGCCCTGGCAAGGGATAAGTTAGCCATTTTTTTACAAGAAGAAGAGGACTTTGAAATTGTAGGCCAATGCAGCAATGGAATAGAAGCGTTGCAGTTGCTTCGTGATTCCTACCCCGATTTGTTGTTTCTTGATGTCCAAATGCCTGAAATGGACGGCATGGAACTCTTAAGAAATATTGATGTGCAAAAAATCCCTTGTATTATTTTGGTGACTGCTTATGATAACTATGCTCTTCAAGCTTTTGAATACCATGCCCTTGACTACCTCTTAAAGCCCTTTGACAGAGAACGGTTTCTGATGACAATTAAAAGAGTGAAAGAACAAATGTTGTTGCATAGTCAAGGAAACCATCAGACCCAATTACTCACTTACTTAAAAGACTCACTTCCTAAGGAAAAATACCTCGAAAAAATAGTAGTGAAAGATGGAGGTAAAATATTTTTTGTGAAGACAAAAGACGTTGAATGGGTCGAGTCGGCAGGAAATTATCTGAAACTACATATTGGTAAAAGCATGCATCTGATCAGAGAAACGATGAATGCTTTTGAGCAAAAGTTAAACCCACAGGAGTTTGTAAGGGTTCATAGGTCTTCTTTAGTAAATATAGAAGCTATTCATCACCTCGAAAGCTGGGGGAACACAGAGTTTACCATCACCTTAAGCTCTGGCTATCAAGTACAATCTGGCAGAAGTTACTACTCTTCGATTCGCCAAAAATTACAACTCTAG
- a CDS encoding TolB-like translocation protein: MKNSTVLLFLMFLMLTSGGFAQKSNGQAFAAKGKDVFPPFKDRYLGQKPPGLVPQLFAPGMVSTKKHVESLYTFTPDMKEFYFNRVGGKYKKTTLFVMQYKNNQWSKASNLSTDIKKYRGRFKPGSSKIKNLAPFKDLPIIGFTVSSKGTYYVYFLKRDGSGHLSCSRLVNGKYEKPEKMDKHINSGKWIAHPFVAPDESYLMWDAEKNGANTPDIYISFRRKDGSWGPAISLGDKVNTAAYEQRPRVTPDGKYLFFWRGDKKARKDGSTYWVGNPYWVDFIQLRKELLKNSH; this comes from the coding sequence ATGAAAAATAGCACAGTACTATTGTTTTTAATGTTTCTGATGCTCACAAGTGGGGGCTTTGCCCAAAAAAGTAATGGTCAGGCATTCGCAGCTAAAGGCAAAGATGTATTCCCCCCTTTTAAGGATCGTTACCTGGGTCAAAAGCCACCAGGCTTAGTCCCTCAATTGTTTGCCCCTGGTATGGTTTCGACAAAAAAGCATGTGGAAAGTTTATATACGTTTACACCAGACATGAAGGAGTTTTATTTCAATAGGGTTGGTGGGAAATATAAAAAAACTACCTTATTTGTAATGCAATACAAAAACAATCAATGGAGCAAGGCATCTAACCTGTCGACTGATATAAAGAAGTACAGGGGGCGATTTAAGCCAGGCTCTTCGAAGATAAAAAATCTTGCCCCTTTCAAAGACCTTCCCATCATAGGTTTCACGGTTTCGTCTAAAGGCACTTATTATGTATATTTTTTAAAGAGAGACGGCAGCGGTCATCTTAGCTGTTCGCGCCTTGTAAACGGCAAGTATGAAAAACCTGAAAAAATGGATAAGCACATCAACTCAGGAAAATGGATTGCCCACCCCTTTGTTGCGCCAGATGAATCTTATTTGATGTGGGATGCTGAGAAAAACGGGGCAAATACGCCTGACATCTATATTAGTTTTCGCCGGAAAGATGGCTCATGGGGACCAGCAATTAGCTTGGGAGATAAGGTAAACACCGCAGCTTATGAACAGCGCCCAAGGGTGACTCCTGATGGAAAGTATTTGTTTTTTTGGAGGGGAGATAAAAAGGCGAGAAAAGATGGGAGTACTTATTGGGTAGGGAATCCGTATTGGGTAGATTTTATTCAATTAAGGAAAGAGCTTCTAAAAAACAGCCATTAA
- a CDS encoding TolB family protein, with protein MKNYCLIFLLLGFVLSLNACDTPKDTSQDRNLPTDKRPSKAPPVPALKDRYFGQKPGITPQPFAPGAVTTANWECCGVASPDLKAFYFVRETGEGEAKKQMEFVVMQHKNNHWQDSVISPRIGTPFMAPDGKTLHLGSRYRDRTKTGEWSEVKKLGAPFKDLPIMRLTTSSKGTYFFDEFKSDFTGDIRYSRLVNGKHEKPKLLSKEINGGKSFHPFIAPDESYLIFDSKRAGGYGDSDIYISFRQKNGTWGTPINLGDKINTPAWEAVASVTSDGKYLFFSRNMGSDKNENVDIYWVDAQIIEMLRPKR; from the coding sequence ATGAAAAATTACTGTTTGATATTTTTGCTGCTTGGATTTGTCCTGTCTTTGAATGCCTGCGACACCCCAAAAGACACCTCACAAGATCGTAACTTACCTACTGACAAACGACCCTCAAAAGCCCCTCCTGTTCCAGCCTTAAAGGACCGTTATTTTGGGCAAAAACCGGGTATAACTCCTCAACCTTTCGCGCCTGGTGCTGTTACAACAGCCAATTGGGAATGTTGTGGTGTGGCCTCCCCCGACCTGAAAGCATTTTATTTTGTCAGAGAAACGGGAGAAGGTGAGGCAAAGAAACAAATGGAATTTGTTGTGATGCAACATAAAAATAATCATTGGCAAGATTCAGTGATATCGCCCAGAATAGGTACTCCGTTTATGGCTCCTGATGGCAAAACCCTGCATTTGGGCAGTCGCTATAGGGACCGAACAAAAACTGGTGAATGGTCAGAGGTAAAAAAACTTGGCGCTCCCTTCAAAGATCTGCCGATTATGCGTCTTACTACCTCTTCTAAAGGAACTTATTTTTTTGATGAGTTCAAATCAGACTTTACAGGTGATATTCGGTATTCACGGTTAGTAAATGGAAAACATGAAAAACCGAAGCTACTCAGCAAAGAGATTAATGGCGGCAAAAGCTTTCACCCATTCATTGCACCCGATGAATCCTACCTCATATTTGATAGCAAAAGAGCAGGTGGGTATGGCGATTCTGACATTTATATCAGCTTTCGCCAGAAAAATGGTACCTGGGGTACCCCCATTAATTTGGGAGACAAGATAAACACACCAGCCTGGGAAGCAGTTGCAAGCGTAACATCAGATGGCAAATACCTTTTCTTCAGTAGAAATATGGGCTCAGACAAAAACGAAAATGTAGATATTTATTGGGTCGATGCTCAAATTATTGAAATGCTCAGACCCAAGAGATAA